Proteins encoded by one window of Cylindrospermum stagnale PCC 7417:
- a CDS encoding aminotransferase class V-fold PLP-dependent enzyme, with the protein MTSLHHHREQFPALANKTYFNYGGQGPMPQGAMDVITQTQAHIQHIGPFGSEAYAWIAPQIQATRDAIALELNASTPAITLTENVTVGCNIAMWGIEWRNGDHLLLSDCEHPGVIATAQEIGRRFAVEVTTCPLMATLNVGDPVKVIAQHLRPNTRLVVLSHVFWNTGQVLPLDKIVAVCRNNHSLLLVDAAQSVGALPLNLTELGVDFYAFTGHKWLCGPAGVGGLYVRPEVRESLKPTFIGLNGIVVDRQGQPVSWQPDGRRYEVSTLAYPLYVGLREAIAIHRQWGTPQERYQQICRNSEYLWRRLTALPEVQCLRTSPPESGIVSFQLTNHQPLKLVQFLESQKLLTRTIADPHCIRVSVHYLTLESEINQLVEAIASFGQIIN; encoded by the coding sequence ATGACTAGCTTGCATCACCACCGAGAACAATTTCCCGCTTTAGCGAATAAGACTTATTTTAACTATGGAGGCCAAGGGCCGATGCCCCAGGGGGCAATGGATGTCATCACTCAAACTCAAGCTCATATCCAGCACATTGGCCCCTTTGGCTCTGAGGCTTATGCCTGGATAGCACCCCAGATCCAAGCTACCAGAGATGCGATCGCATTAGAGTTGAATGCCTCCACTCCAGCAATCACCCTCACAGAAAATGTGACTGTGGGCTGTAATATTGCCATGTGGGGGATCGAATGGCGCAATGGCGACCATTTGCTACTCTCTGACTGCGAACACCCAGGAGTGATTGCTACGGCCCAAGAAATCGGGCGGAGATTTGCTGTGGAAGTTACCACCTGCCCCTTGATGGCAACTTTAAACGTGGGCGATCCTGTAAAAGTCATTGCCCAACACTTGCGCCCCAATACTCGCCTCGTAGTCTTAAGTCATGTTTTTTGGAATACGGGCCAAGTTTTGCCGCTTGACAAAATTGTGGCAGTATGCAGGAATAATCATTCCCTACTTCTAGTAGATGCTGCCCAATCAGTTGGTGCCTTACCTTTAAATTTAACTGAATTGGGGGTAGATTTTTATGCTTTCACCGGTCACAAATGGTTATGTGGCCCGGCTGGTGTGGGTGGCTTGTATGTCCGCCCAGAGGTACGCGAAAGCTTAAAACCCACGTTTATTGGCTTGAATGGCATTGTCGTTGATCGTCAAGGACAGCCTGTGAGTTGGCAACCAGATGGGCGAAGATACGAAGTGTCTACATTAGCTTATCCGCTTTATGTTGGGTTAAGGGAAGCGATCGCCATTCATCGGCAATGGGGAACCCCACAGGAACGTTATCAGCAAATTTGCCGCAATAGTGAATATCTCTGGAGAAGGTTGACGGCGTTACCCGAAGTCCAGTGTTTGCGGACTTCTCCACCCGAAAGCGGTATAGTCTCCTTTCAACTCACCAATCACCAGCCTCTTAAATTGGTGCAATTTCTAGAATCACAAAAATTATTAACGCGGACAATTGCCGATCCTCATTGTATCCGGGTTAGCGTTCATTACTTGACTCTCGAATCGGAAATCAACCAATTGGTAGAGGCGATCGCCAGTTTTGGCCAAATTATTAATTGA